Proteins encoded within one genomic window of Mycolicibacterium aubagnense:
- a CDS encoding nucleotidyltransferase domain-containing protein, translating to MQLHKPFATVTPTLDGDVLLVLAGADTTFTISQINRMLPDVSGEGIRKVLGRLTAQGIVLHAEVGRTGTYRFNHEHMAAEPIRALARTVDRFLDRLEALLKTWQEPAAYAAVFGSAMTGQMRLDSDIDLFLVRASAAERTDVQQDGDLWEQQVTELARAVTAWTGNDARVVEYTEEDLRAAAAAGEPLLNEVVRRGKTVAGMKSWLMRLLQESNRANRRRVWS from the coding sequence ATGCAGCTACACAAGCCGTTCGCCACGGTGACACCCACCCTGGACGGTGACGTCCTATTGGTCCTGGCCGGGGCGGATACGACATTCACGATCAGCCAGATCAACCGCATGCTGCCCGACGTGTCCGGTGAAGGGATTCGCAAAGTTCTGGGCAGGCTTACCGCCCAAGGGATTGTTCTGCACGCCGAGGTCGGCCGCACCGGCACTTACCGGTTCAACCACGAGCACATGGCAGCCGAACCCATCCGGGCGCTGGCACGGACAGTCGATCGTTTCCTCGACCGCCTCGAAGCCCTCCTGAAGACGTGGCAGGAGCCCGCCGCCTACGCCGCTGTGTTCGGGTCGGCGATGACCGGACAAATGCGCCTCGATAGCGACATCGACCTGTTCCTGGTTCGTGCCTCGGCGGCCGAACGCACTGATGTTCAACAGGATGGGGACCTGTGGGAGCAGCAAGTCACCGAACTCGCCCGGGCGGTCACCGCCTGGACCGGTAACGACGCCCGCGTCGTGGAGTACACCGAAGAGGACCTTCGCGCCGCTGCCGCCGCTGGCGAGCCGTTGCTGAACGAAGTGGTTCGCCGGGGCAAGACAGTCGCGGGGATGAAATCGTGGCTGATGCGGCTGCTGCAGGAATCAAACCGCGCTAACCGACGCAGGGTGTGGTCCTGA
- a CDS encoding helix-turn-helix domain-containing protein — translation MSTLDKLLAGLPADRRERIERGAADMEREAAEYRLRQLREDAGYTQKSLAAIIGVGQNRVSQMEHGQIAAAQISTLRKYVEATGGELEVMVKRPDGTRIPLAL, via the coding sequence ATGAGCACACTCGATAAGCTGCTGGCCGGTCTGCCCGCAGATCGTCGCGAACGCATCGAGCGCGGCGCCGCCGACATGGAGCGTGAAGCCGCCGAGTACCGCCTCCGCCAGCTCCGTGAAGATGCCGGCTACACACAGAAGTCCCTCGCCGCGATCATCGGCGTAGGCCAGAACCGAGTTTCACAGATGGAGCACGGTCAGATCGCCGCCGCGCAGATCTCCACCTTGCGCAAGTACGTCGAGGCCACCGGCGGCGAGCTGGAGGTCATGGTCAAGCGCCCCGACGGGACTCGAATCCCGCTCGCGCTCTAA
- a CDS encoding type II toxin-antitoxin system RelE/ParE family toxin codes for MDTTLIDDWISGLDEAAQDSVLTALEYLANNGPTAGRPFVDRIHHSRHQNMKELRPRSPGGSRQLRILFAFDLQSHAITLVAGDKTGDWNKWYQDNVPAADDLFDQHLERITEQKQKKQQKGKKR; via the coding sequence GTGGACACGACCCTTATCGATGACTGGATCAGCGGCCTCGACGAAGCCGCCCAAGACAGCGTCCTTACGGCGTTGGAGTATCTGGCCAACAATGGCCCCACCGCGGGTCGACCGTTCGTGGATCGCATCCACCATTCGCGGCACCAGAACATGAAGGAGTTGCGGCCACGCAGCCCCGGCGGAAGCCGACAGTTGCGCATCTTGTTTGCGTTCGACCTCCAGTCGCACGCGATCACTCTGGTCGCCGGCGACAAGACCGGCGACTGGAACAAGTGGTATCAGGACAACGTTCCGGCAGCCGATGACCTCTTCGACCAACATCTGGAACGGATAACCGAACAGAAGCAGAAGAAGCAACAGAAAGGGAAGAAACGATGA
- a CDS encoding type II toxin-antitoxin system Phd/YefM family antitoxin: MHATATFTDFLRKPKDVVAKVVEGAVRITRRDAEDLILMRAGDLDRQHEGIALASRIMRAAARHPGDMAAATHDVFGWVGALSADEQGEFAREIDGLVWSAAELGEYTQLLRSVRSWAGTAEAYAAGIPRGGESDLTWLDDAAPVAVERP; this comes from the coding sequence ATGCACGCCACCGCTACCTTCACCGACTTCTTGCGGAAGCCGAAAGACGTTGTGGCCAAGGTGGTCGAAGGCGCCGTGCGCATCACCCGCCGCGACGCCGAGGATCTGATCCTGATGCGTGCCGGCGACTTGGATCGACAGCACGAGGGCATCGCCCTGGCCAGCCGCATCATGCGGGCCGCCGCGCGCCACCCCGGTGACATGGCGGCCGCCACCCATGACGTGTTCGGCTGGGTGGGAGCGCTGAGCGCCGACGAGCAGGGTGAATTCGCCCGCGAGATTGACGGTCTGGTGTGGAGTGCTGCCGAACTCGGCGAGTACACCCAGCTGCTTCGGAGCGTCCGCAGCTGGGCAGGCACCGCCGAGGCGTACGCGGCGGGCATCCCTCGCGGAGGCGAGAGCGACCTGACCTGGCTCGACGACGCCGCTCCCGTCGCCGTCGAGCGGCCCTGA
- a CDS encoding DUF6247 family protein yields MARLERTGPAIRAVLAELDPAACSEFEWEFRIALAETDLADDFDLGRLNAVLDRWLGIAYLRLHPPTAAERAVVEQVRRGDFTGLRTRTAAGEWVKH; encoded by the coding sequence GTGGCACGTCTGGAACGCACCGGCCCCGCGATCCGTGCGGTCCTGGCCGAGCTGGATCCCGCGGCTTGCTCCGAGTTTGAGTGGGAGTTTCGTATCGCTCTGGCCGAAACCGATCTCGCCGACGACTTCGACCTGGGCCGTCTAAACGCAGTGCTGGACAGGTGGCTCGGAATTGCGTACCTGAGACTTCATCCACCCACCGCTGCGGAACGCGCCGTCGTGGAGCAGGTTCGGCGCGGCGACTTCACCGGGCTGCGGACGAGAACAGCCGCCGGAGAATGGGTCAAGCACTAG
- a CDS encoding site-specific integrase: protein MPELGGPAQERILRAAANAQSAGTRRTYGSSWARFEQWCGANGYTALPAHPAVIAAYLVEAADTLNPDGQHAYAVSTLNKWVAAITDRHRSSGLDSIPTHHESVRATLAGIRREYAVAGDRPRNPRAPLLTDDVMVIVAAARAQVDSWSDEVHERRDSALLFMGFTGAFRRSELVALTGSDVELHPLDGVHVRLRRSKTDQEGHGVVHALPHTQDAERCPPCAFARWARVVEAYDKGGRAAVIAAVTRHAVDRSVHVCRAKAPVIGRHRPIFRAIAGNGNLSDTAMSGASVHAVTRRRAERAGYSEAMVARIGAHSLRAGFVTQAFRNGADAHAIMRQTDHRSVEMVERYAREEAPLIGNAVTSLGL, encoded by the coding sequence GTGCCCGAGCTGGGAGGCCCCGCGCAGGAGCGAATCCTGCGCGCAGCTGCAAACGCACAGTCTGCGGGTACCCGGCGGACCTACGGCAGTTCCTGGGCCCGTTTCGAGCAATGGTGTGGAGCCAACGGATATACGGCGCTGCCTGCGCACCCGGCGGTCATTGCTGCCTACCTGGTCGAGGCGGCCGACACATTGAACCCGGACGGACAACACGCGTACGCGGTGTCGACTCTGAACAAGTGGGTTGCCGCGATCACCGATCGCCATCGCAGTAGCGGACTCGATAGCATCCCGACGCATCACGAGTCGGTGAGGGCGACGTTGGCCGGCATCCGGCGCGAATATGCGGTGGCGGGCGACCGGCCGCGAAACCCCCGGGCCCCGCTGCTTACCGACGACGTGATGGTCATCGTCGCTGCGGCTCGAGCGCAGGTCGACAGCTGGTCCGACGAAGTGCACGAACGTCGTGACAGCGCACTGCTCTTCATGGGCTTCACTGGCGCCTTCCGCCGCAGCGAGCTCGTCGCTCTCACGGGATCGGACGTGGAATTGCACCCGCTCGACGGGGTTCACGTGCGACTGCGCCGATCAAAGACTGATCAGGAAGGCCACGGTGTCGTGCACGCACTTCCACACACGCAAGACGCCGAACGGTGCCCGCCATGCGCGTTCGCGCGGTGGGCGCGAGTGGTGGAGGCCTACGACAAGGGCGGCCGCGCAGCGGTGATCGCCGCCGTAACGCGCCACGCGGTCGACAGGTCAGTGCACGTGTGCAGAGCCAAGGCGCCCGTCATCGGGCGCCATCGTCCGATATTCCGCGCCATTGCCGGCAACGGGAACTTGTCGGATACCGCCATGTCGGGCGCCTCGGTGCATGCCGTGACGCGCCGCCGAGCCGAGCGAGCCGGTTACTCAGAGGCGATGGTCGCCAGGATCGGGGCGCACAGTCTGCGGGCCGGATTCGTGACACAGGCCTTCCGCAATGGCGCTGACGCGCACGCGATCATGCGGCAGACCGATCATCGGAGCGTGGAGATGGTCGAAAGGTATGCGCGCGAGGAAGCGCCGCTGATCGGCAACGCAGTCACGTCCCTGGGGCTATGA